The following coding sequences lie in one Bicyclus anynana chromosome 21, ilBicAnyn1.1, whole genome shotgun sequence genomic window:
- the LOC128199257 gene encoding uncharacterized protein LOC128199257, giving the protein MSSYLGNLASFDYKINEWEVFHSRLTQFIKLNKISDDSQSAVLLTHLSDDSYRLIRNLVHPKKLEVCSYTELVEVLNQHFTPKRSTFADRAKFYEASRSDGESIEEWAARLRGLAVYCDFGAELDTLLRDRFVLGFRAGPERDKLFECDSKTLTFGQALEVAQKTACARQARVVVKEEPVFRVGEQRKAGHGQAQAKPSRSEDRSSVMQRCSVCGLRSHSADKCRFRNLKCRSCGGGHLVKMCKNKSNVHNIGAQSEGCSQDPLAGRDCRECDLFNMRFPN; this is encoded by the exons atgagttctTATCTCGGAAACTTAGCCTCTTTTGactataaaattaatgagtGGGAAGTGTTTCACAGTAGATTAACACagtttataaagttaaataaaatctctGATGATAGTCAAAGTGCAGTGTTATTGACACATCTCTCGGATGACTCATATCGGTTAATTCGAAATTTGGTGCACCCAAAGAAGCTCGAAGTATGTAGTTATACTGAGCTGGTAGAAGTGCTAAACCAGCATTTTACGCCAAAAAGGTCGACCTTCGCAGACAGGGCAAAATTCTACGAAGCAAGCAGATCGGACGGTGAGAGTATCGAAGAATGGGCGGCGCGGCTAAGAGGGTTGGCCGTATATTGTGACTTCGGTGCAGAGCTGGACACGCTCCTGCGCGACCGTTTCGTTCTGGGCTTCCGAGCAGGGCCGGAGCGTGATAAACTCTTCGAATGCGATTCGAAAACCTTGACATTCGGACAAGCCTTGGAAGTGGCACAGAAGACGGCTTGTGCGCGACAGGCGCGCGTCGTCGTGAAAGAGGAGCCAGTATTTCGCGTCGGTGAGCAGCGGAAGGCTGGCCACGGCCAGGCTCAGGCCAAGCCGAGTCGATCGGAGGATAGATCGAGTGTAATGCAGCGCTGTAGTGTGTGCGGGTTGCGATCCCATAGTGCCGATAAGTGCAGGTTCCGTAACCTGAAGTGCAGATCCTGTGGGGGAGGGCATTTAGTTAAAATGtgcaaaaataaatctaatgtgCATAACATCGGTGCACAATCGGAAGGGTGTTCCCAAGACCCTCTTGCAGGGAGGGATTGCAGGGAGTGTGACCTTTTTAACATGAG GTTTCCAAACTAG
- the LOC112046427 gene encoding SAYSvFN domain-containing protein 1 — MSMEAKLREYRALRRRKELLNSAKEKLEKSKEKLINLFVPNIFRNMERDKNEEVLLLEEEEPVRNELKTNLIMEEDPFPETSEEKNQESWRYFTIKWSLYTIIWVTLYAIFLKLQFGAVFFIVSILIGICLNTRTRPKKEGEVSAYSVFNQNCTSIDGTLKAEQFEKEIRFGAASVR; from the exons ATGTCCATGGAGGCAAAACTTAGAGAGTATCGCGCGCTCCGACGGAGAAAGGAACTACTGAATAGCGCAAAAGAAAAGCTTGAAAAATCTAAGGAGAAACTTATAAATTTGTTTGTGCCGAATATATTTAGGAACATGGAAAGAGATAAAAATGAGGAAGTTTTGttg ctagaagaagaagaaccagTTAGAAATGAGCTCAAAACAAACCTTATCATGGAAGAAGATCCATTTCCAGAAACCAGTGaagaaaaaaatcaagaatCATGGAGATATTTCACAATAAAATGGTCACTATATACCATCATATGGGTTACATTATATGCAATCTTTTTAAAACTACAATTTGGTGCTGTATTTTTTATAGTGTCAATCCTCATAGGTATATGTTTGAATACTAGAACTAGGCCGAAAAAGGAAGGCGAAGTGTCAGCTTATAGTGTATTTAATCAAAACTGTACCAGTATTGATGGGACTTTAAAAGCAGAACAGTTTGAGAAGGAGATAAGATTTGGTGCTGCCAGTGTACGATGA